The genomic stretch TACCGTCCCTGTAATCAGATTGGGGTCCATATCAGCGTCTCTTTCCAATTTGAACCTGTGCACTTACAAAACATTGTTGGATGCTGCGATTCCGACAATTATTCAGAATGGCCGACGAGACTATcgcaaagaaaatcaagacctcttctcccttgattGGGACTCATAGGTACTCACTCACTTGAACTTCACATCTCCAATGACAGGCCCCTCATTACTGATACACATCTCTCAGCGGCCATTTTCATGCCGACGAGGCCCTCGCGGTCTATCTTCTCCGACAACTCCCCACCTATTCTGCCTCTCCCCTCATCCGTACCAGAGATCCGGTGCAGCTAGCAACCTGCCACACTGTCGTCGACGTTGGTGGAGAATATGACCCCGCGAACAACCGTTATGATCACCATCAGCGTAGCTTTTCCACGACCTTCCCTAACCACACTACCAAATTGTCCTCGGCGGGCTTAGTATACATGCATTTCGGTCGAGCGATCATTGCTGAACACACGTCATTGCCGGTGGATCACCACGACGTGAACTTACTGTACGAAAAACTGTACACAGATttcatcgaagccatcgatGCCAACGACAATGGCATTTCAGCCTATGATCCCGCTGAAATATCTGCTGCTAATCTCGAGAAGCGCTTCAAGGATGgtgccatcaccatcacatcGGTGGTGGGTGACATGAACAACCCCGATCCGACCTGCCCGCCCGGGGAGCCTCAGGATGAAGACAGTCTCTTTGGTCGAGCAAGTACCTTTATTGGAAACGTTTTCACTCGCAAACTGCACCACGCCAGTACTTCCTGGTTACCTGCACGCACTACTGTGGGAAACTCCTACCGTTCCCGCCGTGATGTTCATCCTTCCGGCCGTATCATCGTTCTCCCTCAGGGCGGTGTGCCATGGAAAGAGCACTTGTATAACTTCGAAAAGGAAGCGTCGGAATCCGATAAGCCCAAgtccgaagaagaggtctATTACGTTCTCTACCCTGAGAGTGCTACTGAAGGATCTAAATGGCGCGTGCAGTGCGTGTCAGTGAATGAAACTAGCTTTGTGTCCAGGAAACCTCTGCCAGAGACCTGGCGTGGTGTTCGCGATGCAGATCTCGACGGTGTTATGGCCGCAGAAGCCGAGAAAACCGGCAAGCCCAAGATTCCTGAGGGTGCAGTTTTTGTCCATGCCAGCGGTTTCATCGGTGGCCATAAGACCAAGGAAGGAGCATTTTCCATGGCGGTCCGTGGCTTGGAGCAATagtttcccttttgtttctctcccTCTGAGTGCTAACAGTAGTATGGGTGATGGCTTCTAGCACGCTTCGATCCATTACTATACTACGATGCGGATGACAGACCCTATCACGGGTGATGTCTGAAACTCTATCACTTGGATTAAGGAATAATGCAATACCGACCAGGCAGTCCAAAAAATATCCATGTGTGTGTCTCTGTATGTCTGTGTTTGTAGAATACCGCGAACGACCGTAAACTCTAATACAATCAGCATGTTCCTGCCCGACCAAAAGCCAATATCTATGGTTAGGTTGTCTTaaccaaaacaccaacaTACAATGTTAACTGTTGGCGTCTCGCGTTTCCCGGTCTTCAGATTCACCTTAGCTCCTGTCCTTCAAGTTGCCACTCAACTTTACTGATCCCTCCATTACCCATAAGCCAGAGTGTCTTGAGTTCGGGGCCAGTCCAGGCAAAATTCTGAACGGTATAGTTTGTCTGGATAGTCAAAAGAAGTTGACCAGAGGGATCAAGTACATCAACACCTCGTCCGACGCCTGCCACAATGTATCCGTTGGCTGCTACCTTCAAGCCGTCCGGGACGAATCCAGAGGCCATATAGATAGGTCGCTTGTTGTAAGCGCTGGTACCATCCTCGCTTACGTCAAAGGCATAAACGGTCCTACATTGACCGGGAATGTCTCCGTCAGTGTCTTGACCTTCTGACATGACTGACCATGTTCCTTACCTGCGTTGGGTGGCATTGAATATACTGCCAGGATGGCCATATTGGGGATCGACTGGCGCGCTCACAGCGGCAGTGTCGGTGATATAGACGACTGAGCCTCCCGGGCTAAACGCAATGCCATTCGGCTGGCCAATAGAGTCATCAATCACGAAAACCGCGCCCGATGAGGCATTGTACCTGTAACTAGCACTTGGAAGCTGGGGGGGTGTGTCGGTGAGAGCATTGAACCACGAGTACTCTGTTCAACGGGTCAGCTGACAGTTTAATGTCGAGTAAACACACAATGGGCAGCTAACGAGGATCTGTGAACCAAATGTCCCCTGTCTTGGGATGCACTGCCAGGTCGTCGATGGTATTGAAATAATAACCGAAGTAATTATTTATCAGGGTGACCGACTTATTGGTCTCCGGGTCCAGTGTCCTCAAAGAGATGCGCTGCTCACTCCCTCCAATTGATCGGTTACCGCCGGATGCTCCCCAGATGATTTTGCCATCATGAAAGGTACCTCCGTTAGGCGCATAGACAGGAGGGTCAGAGAGGTACTCGGACAGTGTGGGCGGGTCTTCATTCAGATCCACGACGAGCTGGGGGAGATAGCCAGGGGGGGGAGCCAACTGAGATAGGTAGAGTTTATTCTGCGATGCGATATACACAGGAGCCTCGTGGACAGCTTCGGAGACGGCAAACATGAACTTATAACTTGGGTTGGCACCCAGGATCTCTAGACCCCTTTCCCTATCATATACCAGAAAATTGGCCGAGTTGACACCCTCTAGCAAAGTACCACTGGCGACTGTGGTATCACCAAAAATAGATATGTCATCCATAGTAGAGACGTTTCgaaagaaatgatatctGGTCAACCTTCAGAACCGGTCCTGCTCGATTAAACCTTGCAATAGACTTACGGCAACACATTGGCATAGCGATTGATGCATACCATTGAAGGGCCGCATGCCTCTGCAATGGGGGACGTCACTCCAGTCTGAGCGTGAGTGAGCCCAGATAATACAAGACCCAGAATCTGCAGCCACGCCATGGCCGGAGAGATACACGAGGACTAAGGATCAAATATATGAGGAGATGTGGATtataaagaacaaaaggaggAGTTGGCTCAAGTGACAGTCCGAGCCGACCGTGACGtcttattttctatatacACTCTTCTTACAAAGAAAGCATGAACAAATTCACATACACATGCAGATAAAACGCACATTTTCATTTAAAGACTCCAGTTCCCGGTGAAACCAGCGCAACTAAAGGGAGGAACAACCGAGGGGTCACACCGATAGGACCGTAATTCCGACAGACATGACGCGAGACCGGGAAGTGGCCTTGGATTGCCATCCCAAAAGGCCAATTGAGAAATCGGGGCgccggggggggggggggggggggacCAAAGATTTGTGGAGCAATGATCGACCTCCAAGCTTGACAATCCAATTCACCCTTATTACCCGGAGccgtgatgaagagaaatggaGACGAGTAAGAGATGTCATCATCGTTGGCTGCTCTATCGGAGATACTCCGAAGGGTACCGGTGGCTGGGTATGAGCGGCCTAGTTAGGGATAATGAGGAGGATGGTTTTGGAAACAACGTCCTTCATTGGCGGAGTTTCAGGGAGCTGATGTCTTCAATGCTGCCAGTTCCATCCCCAGAGCTTTTCTGTTGGGGAATGTCTCTTGCATTAGGGTGTATATCGCATGCATCTTCTCGCTCGCCCAGCGCGCGCTGGATaagcttggccttgatgaGCGCACCCTTCAGACGCTCATCCACGTCAATAACGGCTTCCTCCGTGTTTTGCATGGGTAAAGATGCCGGGTCAACCAATTCAAGAAGCGTGTCGACATTCTTCGCTAGCCTGGAGCTGGGCGGAACGCTCGACATCTCTCTGCAGACAGATGGCTCCAAAtaatcttcatccttctcactAGGTAATTGAGACATCTGGGGAGGATCCCTCATGTTGGAAGAGTCTAGCTCGGCTTGTCTGTGTGACCAAACCAGAGCTTTACCGTAGAGCCTTCCTATTTCGAGGAATTTCTCAAAGCCCTTCTCGACAGCGAATACACTACCTTCGGTGTAGCCAGCCTGCGCGCCATCGGCAGCTCCTAAGTCATAGCCTTCCCTGTAAAattcttcctccaggtcgAGGAGACCTTCGAGTAAGTTGTTTTCCATATGGATAACCTCCTGGAAGTGAGGGGGGGAATGGGTGTTTAACGATagcaaagaagggaaaaagcgagaaggaatggattTCGGAACCGATCAGTAGTCAAGAAAAGAGTTCCGGACTTATACTGAATTGTGGAAGTGTTTTGTGACCTGAAGCATATAGAattgttgtttctttttctgccaCAATTCCtactttcttcccaccttCTCCGATCAGAAGTAATCCACCCCACTTTTGACATCTCTCATCCACTCATGGTGACCACCATCCGATCTGATGGAGCGTACGAAACATCCAAGCAAAAAGACGCAGGGACAACTTCCTGGACACGCTGAATTAATAGGGAATTTATTCCACTTCTATCCAAAATACCTACACAAGTTCCAGggccttttccctttccttcctttcttttcttttcttcttttggtctACAGGCAGCACCCTCTACGTTTCAGCTTTCCAAAGCGATGAGAACTACGACATTGGTCTACTGTTTCCTGCTCATGGAACTGGAATGCATTCATCCACGAGCATTTGTAAACATgcaaagatatcatagattAATTCGCTCATATGCATtcccaaaggaaaaagtaaaaaggtACATAAATCGGGGATAATAACATGAAAGATAAAACAGCCAAACCCTCACGAGATTAACGCAGGGAGGGAGCTGTCGACCACTGTCCATTCATATCGTGGACAAGGGACTCGAAAGTTCGCTAGATATCAACCTAAGGCTGACGCCGACCACACCAAACCCCCAACTGCGCCAACTTCATACCCCGGATAAGATTATATTACCTCTTCCTGGTACCAGGCCTGGGCTTCacctcttcttgagcaactGGATGAAGCATTACTTTATTAGGAAGCTGTTGGGTGTTGGCCGAGTAGCCTTTGCTCCAGTCGTAGCTCACAGAGTAGGCAAATATATTGCCATTGCGGTTGAATGCGGTGCTGGAGATGGTCCCCCCTACTGAGGGATATCCCTTTAGGCGATGTTTGGCGTCTTTGTCCCAGAAGTGAAAGGTTCCATCGCTGCCAGCGGTGCTGAAAGTGCCATGAACCGGGTGGAAAGAGATAGCATTGACGGAATAGATGTTATTGATGTCGCGTTGGTTTGGGGGTGTCTCTCGATGACATTTGAAGCTGAAGTTCGAGCTAGAGTCCTTGTCCTCCACGTACTGAATAGCACAGCGGCCCTCGATACTGCCAACAGCAAACCCCGTAGCATCTGTGAAGCAGCTGACTACTCGCGTCTGCCACTTGAGAGGGGATTGCATAGTTTTGTAGAATTTGGTGGGATTGTCGAGATTGATGATGTTAATGTATCGGTCTGCAGTTCCAACCACTAGCAGCTTGTTCTTGACATCCATGGTGTAGACACGCTCCTGACATTCTACCGTGGCGATCGGGGTCGATTGCCGTAGATCCCAGTATTTGACTGTCTTGTCCCACGAGCCGGTCACTAGGAGGGGTGTACCTCCAGCAGGATTCGGAATCATCTGGCAGCATTTGATCGGAGCATCGTGAGCTGCGACCTGGACGGGGGTCGTAGCATTTGCAGCGAGATCGAGCATGCGTGCAGCCTTATCGGCACCAGCGCCTACTACTTTAGTTCCATCCTAGAGAGCGAAAAAGGTCAGTTAGCTTGAGAAATGAAGCGGCACGATGGTTTTCTAAGCTTACCGGtgcccagcagcagcttaAAACTGGAGCTTCATGCTCAAAGAGAGCTTTTCCTTCACTCTGTCCCTGATCATTGATCTCATAAATGCGGACTTTCTTGTCCCAAGAAGCTACCGCAAGATGTTCACTGGCGGGGGAAAACTGAAGATCAGAAATGCTATCTTCAGGAGGCGAATTGAGAGCGACATCTTTAGATATGTCGCCGGTGGTGTTTGTTTGGCCCGCTGTTGTCGACGTAGTGCCGACAGAACCGAAGAGCGACATTCGAATGAGAACTTTTGCTTTTCACAGGGTTTGGTGAGAACGGGTCGGAAAATTATTACTAGGCTTATATCGAGCTGTAGAAAAACCAGTAAACCACGCGCTGCAGATATTTCTGCAAAGATACTAAGGTTGACTAGAGAATTGGCAATGAAATaaggcagaagagaaagagctCAGCGTAGATTTGGGAAGGCGCGCGTTCTGCAGCCGCGACACATTAATGCCTTAATGAGGATACGGCAGTATCTTCACGGGCCCTGTACACCGCCCTTCAAACATGGCAAACGGGATCCCCCATTTAGTCAGCTTCCGGAGCATCTTGCCCCTTACAGGACAGGGTCACGGGCACCGACCCGTTACCTCAATAGTGATTAGCACCAGTACGTGAGAGATCTGTATCAGCATGCCTTCGTCTTTGTCTCATACTATGGCCTTTAGATGCTCGAAATGTTTGCAATCGGCTATTCTTTGAAGCCTTAGTATCATTGCCCATATAAAATAAAACTTGCCTTGATACTAGATAGAAGGATACCAGGGGCAGTAATCCTTCCTTGATATCCCTACGCCAACTGGACCCCAGATTAAAAGCCCTTTATAGCCAGACGGTCATCTTGACTGTCTCGAAACTTACAATTCAAGACAGTCAATTACGAAATAAGTAGCTCTACTACTGATTTCCCCcactctctctttctcctttgctgTTCTGTACATCCAATAAATCTGTACTTTGTAAGGTCTGCGCCCTCCCCCGAAGATGTTTTCGGTATCGTGGTATTTAATTGACAAAGAGAGAACATGCACGCTTGTGTGAACTGGGCGATAGAAGTAGTTAGATTCCTATATTGAATGATT from Aspergillus oryzae RIB40 DNA, chromosome 1 encodes the following:
- a CDS encoding MYG1 family protein (predicted metal-binding protein), which encodes MADETIAKKIKTSSPLIGTHSGHFHADEALAVYLLRQLPTYSASPLIRTRDPVQLATCHTVVDVGGEYDPANNRYDHHQRSFSTTFPNHTTKLSSAGLVYMHFGRAIIAEHTSLPVDHHDVNLLYEKLYTDFIEAIDANDNGISAYDPAEISAANLEKRFKDGAITITSVVGDMNNPDPTCPPGEPQDEDSLFGRASTFIGNVFTRKLHHASTSWLPARTTVGNSYRSRRDVHPSGRIIVLPQGGVPWKEHLYNFEKEASESDKPKSEEEVYYVLYPESATEGSKWRVQCVSVNETSFVSRKPLPETWRGVRDADLDGVMAAEAEKTGKPKIPEGAVFVHASGFIGGHKTKEGAFSMAVRGLEQ
- a CDS encoding SMP-30/gluconolactonase/LRE family protein (predicted protein); amino-acid sequence: MAWLQILGLVLSGLTHAQTGVTSPIAEACGPSMVCINRYANVLPYHFFRNVSTMDDISIFGDTTVASGTLLEGVNSANFLVYDRERGLEILGANPSYKFMFAVSEAVHEAPVYIASQNKLYLSQLAPPPGYLPQLVVDLNEDPPTLSEYLSDPPVYAPNGGTFHDGKIIWGASGGNRSIGGSEQRISLRTLDPETNKSVTLINNYFGYYFNTIDDLAVHPKTGDIWFTDPQYSWFNALTDTPPQLPSASYRYNASSGAVFVIDDSIGQPNGIAFSPGGSVVYITDTAAVSAPVDPQYGHPGSIFNATQRRTVYAFDVSEDGTSAYNKRPIYMASGFVPDGLKVAANGYIVAGVGRGVDVLDPSGQLLLTIQTNYTVQNFAWTGPELKTLWLMGNGGISKVEWQLEGQELR
- a CDS encoding Yae1 family protein (predicted protein), coding for MENNLLEGLLDLEEEFYREGYDLGAADGAQAGYTEGSVFAVEKGFEKFLEIGRLYGKALVWSHRQAELDSSNMRDPPQMSQLPSEKDEDYLEPSVCREMSSVPPSSRLAKNVDTLLELVDPASLPMQNTEEAVIDVDERLKGALIKAKLIQRALGEREDACDIHPNARDIPQQKSSGDGTGSIEDISSLKLRQ
- the sonA gene encoding putative nuclear pore complex protein (SonA) (mRNA export protein (contains WD40 repeats)), which translates into the protein MSLFGSVGTTSTTAGQTNTTGDISKDVALNSPPEDSISDLQFSPASEHLAVASWDKKVRIYEINDQGQSEGKALFEHEAPVLSCCWAPDGTKVVGAGADKAARMLDLAANATTPVQVAAHDAPIKCCQMIPNPAGGTPLLVTGSWDKTVKYWDLRQSTPIATVECQERVYTMDVKNKLLVVGTADRYINIINLDNPTKFYKTMQSPLKWQTRVVSCFTDATGFAVGSIEGRCAIQYVEDKDSSSNFSFKCHRETPPNQRDINNIYSVNAISFHPVHGTFSTAGSDGTFHFWDKDAKHRLKGYPSVGGTISSTAFNRNGNIFAYSVSYDWSKGYSANTQQLPNKVMLHPVAQEEVKPRPGTRKR